The genome window GTCGCGGGGGTCGACGACTTCCTCGTGCATGTCGCGGTGCAGGACGCCACCGCCCTGCGCGACATCGTTCTCGAGCACATCACGGTCCACCCGGTCGTGCGCGGCACCGAGACGCAGCTGGTGTTCGAGCTCCGCGACGGCTCCGGTCTGCTCGCGCACTGAACGGATCGTGGGCGCACGGTTGACTCAGCTCAGGAACTCAGCGGGCTGCTCAAGTCGCCGGGCATCCTCACCGGCTGGCGGCTACCGTTGACGCTGCACCTGCCCTTCAGCACCAGGGCAGAAGCTCTGTGTGGGAGGACAGACTGATGAGTGAACCGATCGACATCGTCGAATCGCTTGTGAAAGCGCAAGAATCGGGCGAGTGGGACCGCGTGCTAGAGATCCTCCGGGATGAATGGAACCCCCTCTCGCAGGACGCCCCCGAGATCCTGCTCGACGTCATCGCAGCGCTGCCTCCGCAGGTAATGGCTCAGAACTCGCGGCTCCGATTGGCCGAGGAATACCTGCGCCGCGCGCTCGATCGCCGACCTCGAGGGCGCGCTTACGCCGACATCATCACCGACGACCCGGAGGCTGCGCCGGTCGACCGTCTCGCGGCGTTGACGGGACGCATCGCCGCAGCACGAGGAGCCGGCCGCCATCGCGATGCCGTCACGGCGACAGATGCCGCGGTCTCGACGTTGCGCCGCATGCCCGTGGAAGTGATCCCGACGTTCGCGAACGCGCTGCCCGAGTTCCATTTCCACTGGGGGCTTTCTTTCCTTCTCGTCGGCCGTTTCGAGGACGCACTGGAACAGTTCGTCCAGAGCCATGATTGGGCTGTATCCGTCGGCAACCGCATGGTCGACGCCCGCTCCGTCGGCGCGCTGTCCCTCATTCACGCGCTCCACGGGCGTTGCGGACAGGCCGAGGAATGGCTGGCGAAGCTCCCACCGATCTCCGACGATGCCTGGTGGGCGGACGACGCCGTGATCCCCAGTCGTCTCGCCGAGGCGATCATGCACACGGAACGTCTGGAGCCCGAGGCCGCCCGCATGGTCCTGTCGTCCATAGACATTCACCTGTCGCTGGACTTCTGGGGTCCGTACTTCGCACTTCGCGCGTTTCTCACACCCGATGACCCTGGTGATGCGCAGGCGCTGCTCTCGGAGTTCGACGCCTTCGTGGGCGGGCTCGCCCCGGACTACGCGAACATTCCCCTCAACGCCGAATACACGAGCATCACTCGGTATCTGCTGCTCCAGATCCTTCACCAGTCAGACCGAGCCTCGAAGATCCTTGGCGGTGTACGAGTGGATGTGGAGTCCAGCACGGTGCGGCAGACAGGTGCCACACTGCACGCGCTCTGGTTGCTGAAGCTCAACCGCGATACCGAGGCCCGCACGATAATCGCACCCCTGTTACACGCATCCAGTGCGCAACCACGTGTCCTCATACCGGCCCTGCTCATCGCGGCCGAAACCGACATCGTCAATCATCGCGACGCACTTCTGCGGCGCGCGGCGGCGCTGGCGGTGTGGAACCGCTGTTATGCCGCACTGGCAGTGGGTGCGGTCAGCACGCGACAATGTCTCGCCGATCTCGTGCGGGCTCGGGGCGAGGATAAGATCGCTGACCGTCTGCTCACCGTCGTCGAGAATGCGCCCATCGCAGGTGCAAACGCGCTCACCAGGCGCGAGAACATGATCGTGCGCGCCGCGATCGCTGGACGTTCGAATTCTGAGATCGCCGCGGACCACCACGTCAGCGTGAATACGGTCAAGACTCACCTGCGCACCGCCTATCGCAAACTCGGCGTGTCCAACCGTTCTCAGTTGGAGCAGCTCTTCCAACTCGGCCGTTGAAGCGACTCCTGATCGGAGACGCGGCTGCGTGATGTGGCGCGAGTGCGCAGCCGCCGGGGTGAGTTTTTCGTGAGAAGGGTGATCTTCGGTTCCTGTGGGTTAGCTGAGATCTCGGACGCTGGAAGACTCGGTCCGACTCACACGTGAATGGTCATCTGCACGCAAGAGACTGCGATGTCGCGGCACCGGGTCCAGCTCGCCGGTAGCGCACCCACTCTCGTTGTCGTGAGTCGACAGGGCCTGTCCATCCGGGCGGGCGGGGAGGGAAAGAAACGTGTCTACCTATCGTCGAGCGCGATCGCGCTCATCATCTCCGAGGCGGGTGGGGCGGTCCATCGCCGCCGCTCTCGGCCTCTTGGCTCTGGCGAGTGCTTCGCTCGTCAGCGTCACGACTGCCGCTCAGGCAGCGCCTGGTACGCCTGGAACACCTCAAGCCAACTCGGTGGTGTTCCAGGAGAACTTCGAGAACGGTCCCGGCACAGCTCCCCAGCTGTTGAATGCCTACACCGGAGCCGGCGGCCAGACCTACACGGCCGACCAGGGGTGGCTGACGGGCTGCAACGGTGCCGTCGTCAATTTCAACATCCCCTACACGTCGCTCGGCAACTGCGTCTCTGCCAACAGCTCCGCGAACCTGCGTCAGCTCGCATACGCGCTCGGTGCGCACAGCGGCTCGGGGAATCCGGCAGCCAACAACGCCGTCGCGGCATTCACGGAGAACGACCCGGGGGTCAACGCGGTCGAGTTCCAGACGGTCAACAACATCCCGCTCGCTCAGGCCTCCGGGCGGTTCCTCACGTTCAGCGTCGATACCGCTGCCGTGAACTGCCAGGTGTCCGCGCCGCTGTACCAGTTCGCCTTCCTCAACGAAGGCGGCGCGGCGACCAACGTCGGCGGACAGCTGAACGCCTGCACATCAGCGTCGACGGTCACCGCACCGGCGGTCGGCCCGCTCGCCGCGCGCGCCGTCAACGTAGGTACGTACACGTCGAACGGCTCGGTGCTCTTCAGCGGCTCGACACTCGGCATCCGCATGACCAACGCCAACGGCTCCGGCGTAGGAAACGATGCGGCGTTCGACAACATCCGCATCCTCGATGTCACCCCTCAGCTCGACAAGGCCTTCAGCCCGGCTTCCGTCGTCGCCGGTGAGGTATCGACACTCACCCTCACCGTGACGAACACGGCAGACCTGGCGGCGAAGAACGGATGGTCGCTCACCGACGCCCTGCCTGCCGGACTCACGATCGCTGATGGTGCCGCCGCGACCACCTGCCCTGCCGGCGTCGTGAACGCACCGGTCGGTGGCACGTCGATCACGGCCTCCGGCAACCTGGCCGCCGGTATGGCGTCGTGCACGATCACCGTCAACGTCACCTCACCCGTCGCGGGCTCGTTCACGAACGGCCCCGACAACATCACCAGCACGGGCCTGAACCCGCCTGCTGACTCCACCGTCGTGTTCGACGAGCAGGCACCGGCGATCCGTGTCGTGAAGTCGGCCACGCCGACCTCCGAGGAAGAGTTCACGGTCGGCCAGGAGGTCACGTACTCCTTCGTCGTCACCAATACCGGAAACGTCGCGCTCACCGACGTCGAGGTCGATGACACGGGATTCACCGGCACCGGAGAACTCTCGCCCATCGTCTGCCCGGCAGGCGCAGCGAACCTCGCACCTGCCGCGTCCGTGACCTGCACCGCGACCTACACGGTCACGCAGGCCGACGTGGACACGGGGTCGATCACGAACACCGCGACCGCGACCGGCACCCCGCCCCAGGGGACCCCGCCGGTGTCTCCTCCCTCAGAGGTGACCATCCCGTCGGTCGACCCGGCCCCCGCGCTCTCGATCGTCAAGAGCTCCGATGTCGAGACCATCAGCGAAGCCGGCGAGACGATCACGTATTCGTTCCTGGTCACCAACACCGGAAACGTCACGCTGAACGACGTCACCGTGACCGAGCCGGACTTCTCGGGCACCGGTGAGCTCTCGGCGATCACGTGCCCCGCGGGCGCTGCATCCCTCGCTCCCGGCGCAGACGTGACCTGCACCGCGACGTATGTCGTGACGCAGGCCGACGTGGACGCCGGCGAGATCAGCAACACCGCCTCTGCGACGGGCACCCCGCCCAACCCGCTGACCCCGCCCCCTGTCACGCCGTCCAACGAGGTCGTGGTCGAGGTGCCGCCGGCACCCGCTCTCGAGATCGACAAGACCGCGAACCCCACGACGATCACCGCGGCGGGCCAGACGATCACGTATTCGTTCCTGGTCACCAACACCGGAAACGTCACGCTGAACGACGTCACCGTCACCGAGACGGACTTCTCGGGCACCGGTGAGCTCTCGGCGATCACGTGCCCCGCGGGCGCTGCATCCCTCGCTCCCGGCGCAGACGTGACCTGCACCGCGACGTATGTCGTGACGCAGGCCGACGTGGACGCCGGATCGGTGACGAATGCGGCTACCGGCACCGGCACCCCGCCGAACCCGCTGACCCCGCCGCCGGTCTCCCCGCCGGACGAGGTCACGGTCGACATCCCGCCGACCCCGGCAATCACCGTCGTGAAGTCGGCCGATGAGGCCTCGCAGGCCGACATTGCGCTGGGACAGGAAGTCACTTACTCGTTCCTTGTGACCAACACCGGAAACGTGACCCTGACTGATGTATCGGTCGTCGAGGGGGACTTCTCCGGCGCTGGCGATCTTTCAGCGATCATCTGCCCCGAGGCCGCGGCATCGCTGGCTCCCGGCAATCAAGTCACCTGCACCGCGACCTACACCGTCGTGCAGGCAGACGTCGATGCCGGCACCGTGACGAACTCCGCCACGGCAACCGGCACGCCGCCTACGGGTCCGAACCCCGTATCACCGGAGTCTGAGGTCACCGTTCCGAGCGCCCCGGCACCGGGACTGAACGTGGTGAAGACCGCGAGCATCGACCGCGCTACGGCAGTCGGGCAAGCGATCACGTACTCGTTCGTCGTGACCAACACGGGCAACCTCACCCTCACGGATATCGTCGTGAACGAGAGCGGCTTCACCGGCACCGGAACACTGTCGGCAGTAACCTGCCCGG of Microbacterium sp. LWH13-1.2 contains these proteins:
- a CDS encoding LuxR C-terminal-related transcriptional regulator, which gives rise to MSEPIDIVESLVKAQESGEWDRVLEILRDEWNPLSQDAPEILLDVIAALPPQVMAQNSRLRLAEEYLRRALDRRPRGRAYADIITDDPEAAPVDRLAALTGRIAAARGAGRHRDAVTATDAAVSTLRRMPVEVIPTFANALPEFHFHWGLSFLLVGRFEDALEQFVQSHDWAVSVGNRMVDARSVGALSLIHALHGRCGQAEEWLAKLPPISDDAWWADDAVIPSRLAEAIMHTERLEPEAARMVLSSIDIHLSLDFWGPYFALRAFLTPDDPGDAQALLSEFDAFVGGLAPDYANIPLNAEYTSITRYLLLQILHQSDRASKILGGVRVDVESSTVRQTGATLHALWLLKLNRDTEARTIIAPLLHASSAQPRVLIPALLIAAETDIVNHRDALLRRAAALAVWNRCYAALAVGAVSTRQCLADLVRARGEDKIADRLLTVVENAPIAGANALTRRENMIVRAAIAGRSNSEIAADHHVSVNTVKTHLRTAYRKLGVSNRSQLEQLFQLGR
- a CDS encoding LPXTG cell wall anchor domain-containing protein, which gives rise to MVFQENFENGPGTAPQLLNAYTGAGGQTYTADQGWLTGCNGAVVNFNIPYTSLGNCVSANSSANLRQLAYALGAHSGSGNPAANNAVAAFTENDPGVNAVEFQTVNNIPLAQASGRFLTFSVDTAAVNCQVSAPLYQFAFLNEGGAATNVGGQLNACTSASTVTAPAVGPLAARAVNVGTYTSNGSVLFSGSTLGIRMTNANGSGVGNDAAFDNIRILDVTPQLDKAFSPASVVAGEVSTLTLTVTNTADLAAKNGWSLTDALPAGLTIADGAAATTCPAGVVNAPVGGTSITASGNLAAGMASCTITVNVTSPVAGSFTNGPDNITSTGLNPPADSTVVFDEQAPAIRVVKSATPTSEEEFTVGQEVTYSFVVTNTGNVALTDVEVDDTGFTGTGELSPIVCPAGAANLAPAASVTCTATYTVTQADVDTGSITNTATATGTPPQGTPPVSPPSEVTIPSVDPAPALSIVKSSDVETISEAGETITYSFLVTNTGNVTLNDVTVTEPDFSGTGELSAITCPAGAASLAPGADVTCTATYVVTQADVDAGEISNTASATGTPPNPLTPPPVTPSNEVVVEVPPAPALEIDKTANPTTITAAGQTITYSFLVTNTGNVTLNDVTVTETDFSGTGELSAITCPAGAASLAPGADVTCTATYVVTQADVDAGSVTNAATGTGTPPNPLTPPPVSPPDEVTVDIPPTPAITVVKSADEASQADIALGQEVTYSFLVTNTGNVTLTDVSVVEGDFSGAGDLSAIICPEAAASLAPGNQVTCTATYTVVQADVDAGTVTNSATATGTPPTGPNPVSPESEVTVPSAPAPGLNVVKTASIDRATAVGQAITYSFVVTNTGNLTLTDIVVNESGFTGTGTLSAVTCPAGAASLAPGAQITCTATYTVTQADLNAGTIRNMATAGGNTPGGDPFTSDPSVVTVETPGTPLAVTGGEVATWVAVTGLALLVGGGVMLLIRRRRTADSVGQLAD